The stretch of DNA TTGAGTGCCAGGGCTATGGCTGCATTCGAAGTCATTAACTGGCTACTGAGCAAACCTTCGGACAATTGCCCTTGCATTTGAAGGCTTGGATAGGCGTAATCACGGTAGGAAATACCCTTGACGTTCCCCTCAAAACTAGCCGTGAGGGTCTGCCAATCCAGGCCCTTTCCCTCTCCCTCTACATGAATCTCCAAGGGGCCCTTGATCGCTGCGGTTGGCATTATTTTTTCTATATCAAAATCCTTCAGGTCGGCTTGAAGGACGTAGGCTGCCGAGCTAAAATCCTGCTCTGGTTGTAATTTAAAATCCAGGTTTAACAGCCCGATTTCGCTTTCCAGCATTGCCGTGCCCTCAAAGTCCCGCAAAAGGCCTTGGGCATTTGCAGCCAGCTTTATTAGTCCCAAGCTATCAAGCATTGGCGGTAAAGTGGGAATGAATCCCCGCCACTCTCCTGCCGTTGTCGAGCAATCCTTCAGACCTACTTCAAAGGAAGCCTTTTCCCAATTTGAAAAATCCCGTAGCATCCCCCTTCCCGTCAAGGTAGTCCCGCTACTCGTCAGGGCATCAAAGGACTCTACCCTAAAATTTTCCAAATTTCCTTCGCCACTAAATCCTACCCAGAAAGCACCAAATTCAGCTAAGCCAAGTGGCAATAATTTCTTTTTTAAGACCATAGCCAAATCCCGATAAGCACTGCTTATTGTGGTGCGGTAAGCCTTTAAAAACACGCCATTCCCTTTCCACCAATCCCTCACCTCCATATCGCCGCTCAATGCCAGGTATTTTCCCAAACGCAGCTCGATGGCCTCTCCCTTCAGTGCACCAAGGCTACCCGATACACGTCCTGACAGCAAGATAGATGTTGCTTCCAAGGCTGCCACATTTACCCATTCTCCCAAAGCAGGAAGCCATTCTTTCAGGTCAGCAAATGCGATTTTTGATGGCAAAATAGCACCATTTAGCAAGATATCTTTCCAGGCCACTGTTTGATGGGGTAAATCAACCTGAAGAGAAAGCCACAATTGACTCAAAGGCGTTTCTAAAGCCAAGGTTTCCACCTTGATCTGATTGGAATCGATGGTCACATCAAAGGTCATATCGTTGAGCTTTAAGCCGCTCCGTTCCTCGAAAGAAAAGTGATCCAGCTTTCCTTTGAGCACCTTCTCGTGCCATTCGAATCCCTCCAGGTTGATTGATAGGTCATTCAACTGAAGGTGATTAAAATCAAGCCTATTACTAGTATCAGGCGTCATTTCATTATGAAAAGATACCGCATTCTGTTCCGCTTCAAAGGCTTTAATTGTAATATACCAGGGGATCGCAGGAAAGGAGAAACCATTGGACAGCGTCGTGTCTGTGACTGCTTCGTCCAAATTGTGAGGAAACAAAGTCCAAGCTACTTTTGAGTCTGTCAGGCGTAGGTGTTCCACTTCCAGCACTTGCCTGGCAAGGTCTAGTTGGTTCAGTTTCAAGCTCAGATGCTCAAGCAAACAGGTACCCTTTTGGCATTTTTTTTCATCCTGAAAACGGAGTTGAACATGATCTATATTCAATTTTTTCAGGTCGATATCCCAAGTGAATTGGGAAACGGTATCCACGGTTGAGGCTTTTGTATTATTCCCTAAAAAGGCAAAATTAAAAGCCGTATCGCTTTCCATTTTACGGAGGTTTAGGACCGCATTTTCCAAAGCGATATCCTCTACATGAAGGGTATGGCTGATAAACGAAAACAGGCTAATTTTGGCGGCAAGTCGACCTGCATACAATAGGGTGTCCCCGCTTTGGTCCTCCACATAGATTCCTTCCAGCAGCACTGTTTTAAAAAAGCGAATATTGACCTTATTGACAGATATATTGGTTTGAAATTGGTGAGAAAGTTGTTGGGTGAGCTTTTTCACTGCCCATTGCTGAATAGCGGGTTGTTGGAGCAATACCCAGGTTAATAGAAACAACCCTAGCAAAGTTAAGGCTAGCCATCGGCTCATTTTCCCAAATTTGCGGAGGTATTTCATAGGATTTAGAATGGTTTATTGTTTGGGGTCTCTCAGCGTTCGGTTAAAGATGCTGCTTTTTTTCCAACTAACAAATTCAAATCACAATCAATCGTAAGGAGATGGACATAAGAGCTTGTCTAGTTAACAGATTATATTTTTTCTTTTTTTGTGGTAACCAAAAATATACTTCTTACTAAAAATCAATAATTTATACACAAATTTATTCAATAATTTCGCTAAAAAATCATGGTAACACCCTCAAAATTGTCTTTGGCAATATAAAGATATTTATAGCATATTTGAGGTGTACAAGGAGATGGGTAAATAAAACCACCGCTAATATTGTCTATGCAAAATTCCTGGTTAATAGATTTCCTAAGCTTAAACCCAACAAAAAATGCTCGAAAACTGCCAATATTTTTTTTCCCTCTCAATATTTTTTTATTTAAAAAAAAAATATATTAGGTTTGTTTCTATTAGTTTTTTCCTCCTCATAGGTTTTAATAACCGCCATTAATACTCCCCATTGTCGTTCCTGTTGATGCCATATGGTATAAACTTTGATGTCCCTTGCGCTTTGCAGGACTGATATCGTATTGCCTATTTTTACATAAGAAATATTGATAAACAAAAACTATGAATTTTACTAAACCCATAACAAAACAATATTTTTTTGGTATTGACCTGAATAAAGGAATGTCCGATTTTCCTCCTTGATTTTTCCTCCTCCGCTATCTATATTCATCCAAAGACTTTCATAGCCTCCGCTATGGAACTTTAGCAAGCTGCGTCTTTGACGCCAGGTATTCTATGTAATTCCTTAAATACTAAACATGATAAAATTTCATTTACCCACAATCAATCAACAAATGACTCAAGCAAGAAAACTTTTTTTTCTGCTCTTGTGCCTGGCAATAGGCCAGGTGCTCGTGGCGCAGACCACCTACACAACCATAGCAGGTGGCAACTGGGATAATGCAGCTACCTGGGACGCCAATGGGATACCGCCCAATCCAGTTCCGGCCAATGCCACGCTGGAAATAAAGCATGTCATATTTAATATTACAGCCAAAACCAATAATGGTACCATTAATGTAGAAGGTACAGGTCCTTCTGCTTATGGTTTGCTGAATTTTGTTGGAGACTTTGACAATTTTGGCACCTTTGACATGAAGAATACATTCAGTGAATTGCGTGGAAGCGTGGGCACCTTTAACAACAAATCAGGTGGAGTTGTCAAAGGCAATTATTTCAGCTTGTGGAACGGGGCCACTTTTAATAATGAAGCCGGAGCCCTGGTGGATATCAATCTGATTAATGTAACCAGTCAGGGCGCAAATAGTCTGAACAATGCAGGAATATTTAACTGCTACGGTACCCTTTCGTCATACTCGATTTCTTATGGTCCTGTCACCAATTCTGCAGGGGCTGAGTTTAATGTCTATGGCTTTTTTTCTCTTGTTAATAATTCCTTTACGAATGGTGGAGCTATAAGGGTATTTAAACATGGCTTTTCCTTACAAGGCACTTATACTGGCCAGGCAGGAAGCTCTATCGAATGGATCTTACCCGCATCGGGAAATGCTGTTACTGATTATCCACAATTTTCTACTTTTGGAACAATAGATTATTCAGGTTCCACCCTTACCGTTAGCCTGGCCAATGGCTTTGAACCCAACGGCGGAGATATATTTTATATTTATTCTGGATCGTCCGTTCCTACTAACCCTATTTCCTTGCCAGCGCTTTCCGGTGGAAAAACCTGGAAAGAAACTAGGTTCAGTCCTTATATCACGCTGGAAGTGGAAGCACCGGCACCTACCACACCCGGGGCAGCCCTGGCCAGCAGTGGTAACAATCAACTGGTGTCCGTACCTGATGATGCCAGTTTGGATATCGAGTGTCAGTTGTCTATTGAATTCTGGTGTAAACCCACGAGTTATGAAGACTGGGGCGCAATTGTAATGAAAGCCGCCGGCAATAGCTGGAGTGGCGGCTATGGGATTTATTTGTATAATAGTGAACTCAAGTTTTTCCCCACTGGTTTTGGAAGCCAGCATAGCACCGGATATAACGTGCCGCTTAATCAGTGGACACATGTTGCTGCTACCTATGATGGTACAGACTCCAAGGTATACATCAATGGTAACTTGATTAGCACCAAAACGATTGGCCTGGCCATTCCTACCAACAATTATCCAATGGGTATCTCTGGTGACCCAGGCTATCCTTTCTATAACTTCAATGGCCACTTGGATGAAGTCAGGGTCTGGAACAAAGCCCTCACTCAAGCTGAGATTCAGGCCAATATGAATTGTGAAATTCAGACAACCAGCGACTGCCTCGTTGCCAATTATCACTTTAATCAAGGTATTGCTGGCGCAGATAACTCTGGTGTAACTACCTTGACCGATGCTAGTGGCAATGGTAATAATGGTACTTTACAAGCCGGGTATACCTTGAATGGAACAACCTCCAACTGGGTGGCCCCAGGAGGGGTAACTTCCGGCCAGGCCTGTAATGGAGCCATTGTTTGTGAACCCATCGTCAGTGCGCCGCCCACTTGTCCAGGCAATATCACAACTGGAAATGATCCCGGCCTCTGCGGTGCCTATGTTAGTTTTACTGTAGGTTCAGGAGATGTTGCTTCACCTGCTTCGGGTTCTTATTTCCCAGTAGGCACTACTACCGTGGTGATTACAGGTAGCAGTGGCTGTGGAGCAGCCCAGACTTGCAGCTTCACTGTTACTGTCAATGATAACGAAGCCCCCAAGTTTAGCAATTGCCCAGGTAATATCTCGGTGAACAATGATACAGGAGATTGTGGTGCCGAAGTGAGTTGGACGGCCCCGAGCTTTAGTGATAATTGCACAGGTGCCACTTCCAGTTCTACGCATGATTCTGGCGACTTTTTCGCTATTGGAACCACCACGGTCACCTATTCGGGTAGCGATGCTGCTAATAATGATGCCATTGACTGTAGCTTTACCGTCACGGTAAATGATACGGAAAAACCAAGCATCAGCTGTGCTGCTAACACTACCGTAGGAACCGATGCAGACGAATGCGGCGCCGATCTAGCTATCCCAACACCCGATGCGGGTGATAACTGTCAGGTAGCAGAGGTGAAGGCCAGGTACCGATCTGTAGATGAAAATGGGAATGCAACGGGCAGCTGGACGAGTCGTGTCAGCGACCCTAGTGGCTACTTCGCTGTTGGGCGTTATCAAATCCAATGGCGTGCCGTGGATGTTAATGACAACAAAAAATCTTGTGCTTACTACCTGGAGGTAGAGGATGATGAAGACCCCGTTGCTGTATGTAAAAACGTGACGGTGAACTTCAATGGAGAGGAGACAATCTCTCTGAGTGCCAGCCAGGTATGGAATGAAGCGGCCAGCTCCGATAATTGTGCCTATCACTATGTCAGCACTTCGCCTTCGCTAGCTATTGGTTGTGATGAGGTCGGTAATACCGTTCCGTTTACGGTAACCATCAGCGACAATGCTGGTAATACGGATCATTGTACATCCTATGTGACGGTCACTGGCTTGCCTTGCGGCTGGGTCGAAGGCCCACAAGACGGTAGCCTCAACTGCGGCAGCAATACCAGTGCAGATTATGATACGGCTGATGAAAGCTTTGCCCTCAGTGCCGATGGCTGCTTGCAAAGTGGCTCTGCGGCAGATCAAGCCGCCTATGTTTATCAGGCATTGTGTGGAGATGGCCAATTAACTGTCCGCCTGGCTAGCATCAACAACGATGGTTATGCTGGTTTGATGGCCCGTGAAAGCCTCGACCCCAAAGCTCGACGTGCTGGTATCCTGAAAAATTACTCCACTATTCGTGTACGTCGCGAATGGCGTGCCAGCTATGGTGGCAGTGTTAGCCGAACCCATGCCAATGAAAGAAACGTGAAATGGTTCCGGATTATACGCGCCGGCAATGCCATCAAGTCTTATACCAGTACCAATGGCAGCTCCTGGGACCTAACCCATAAGGTAACTTTCACTAATTTGGATGATTGTATCTATTTGGGCATGATGGCCTACAGCCTCAATGGCAGTGCCGAAGTGAAGGCGGTATTTGATCAGGTGAGCTTTGAAGGCGACGGTGGCACAAACAGCCTGGTCGACAACGCCACTTTACCTAACACTTTAGAAATAGTTGGTGCAATTGATCCGATTGAAAATGGGGCGCTAAATATCTTCCCTAATCCTGCCAAAAATCAGGTACAAATGGTATTGGAAGGATTTCAGGATATGGCAACGCAGGTAGTGGTTCGTGATCCATTCGGAAGAATTGTTCGCCATATCAAGTTGGATAGTGGCTCGGATAGCGTATTACCATTAGATATACAGAACCTGGCTGCTGGTCTTTATATGGTTAGCGTCATACAAGATGAGCGCATAGTGGTGAGTAAGAAATTGGTGGTACAGCCGTAGGTTGTGTATAATAAATAAGCGAGGGGTGGGCATTGTTTAAAACGCTGAAAATCAAAGCGAATACTTAGAAATTCGTGAACATCCGTGTCAATTCGTGGCTTACTTTTTTTTTAGCCACGAATTAGCACGAATTCCACGAATGATTTATGCCCACCTCTCGATTTGCTTTTCCACCTTTTTCCGGGAAAAGGCGGAGTCCTTCATAGTAAACCTTACGCTATTTCACCTCAAAGGTCACCGGCATAAGGCGCTTTTTCAAAAGGCACCTCTCCTGCATTGACCCTTGGATCACCGGTTCTGGCTAGCTCGTCCAACAGCTGTTTTCGCAAAGCTTGTCGAATGTCATCAAAGGCGGGGTTGTTCGCTATGTTGTTAATTTGATAAGGATCTGTTTTTAGTTCAAATAACTCCTCGGCTGGCCTTTTCCCAAAAGCAAACTGGTAGAATGGTTTCACGGCAGCCTCCTGCCGATGGGCCACTAGCCAGGCTTTGGTCGGACTCGCATCGAAGTCGCCAAAGGCCAGAAAAGTATTATTGGCGAGCGCATCCATATCTGGCTCATACGCATCATCCACGACCAAGGGGTCACCCAGCGGGAAACGATCGGGTTCAAAGTTGATGATATACAGATAATCCTGGGTTCGAATAGCTCTTTGCGGATAGGGCAAAAAGCCCGCCCGTGCTTTTCTGACATGGCGTTCTCTACCGGTAAGCACCCAGGTTCGTGCCTCCTCCACTTGCCCTGCCTGCTCCGTTTTGAGAAGGGGCAGGATACTTTTGGCCGTCATGGCATCAGGAAGGGGAGCTTGTCCGGCCTCCAAAAAAGTCGGGGCGAGGTCCGGCAGGCTGACAAAATCAGTGATCACCCGATTGGCAGGAATAACCTTTGGCCAGCGGGCCGCCAAGGCTACATTTGTGCCATAATCGTAGAGGTTGCACTTGCCATTCGAAAAGCCTGGAAACCCATGATCGCCACTGACCACAATGAAGGTATTGTCCAATTCTCCCATGTCCTCCAGCATACCCAGCAACACACCTAAGCCGGCATCAAAAGCCATGGCCTCTCCCAGGTAATCGGCAAAGTCCTCCCGAACCGTATCTGCATCGGGTAAAAAAGCGGGCATTTTGCCCTCCAAATCATCAGGGTTTATCCCCCAAAGGGCTTTTCCTGAGCCATAGGTCCATTTTCTATGCGTATTCGTTGGTCCCCACCAATAACAAAATGGCTTTCCTGCTTCCCGGGCATCCAGAAAGGCCTGGAAGTTGGCCCTGACCTCATCATGCAACACTTGCTTTGCCGCTGCGATCGTCATGCTATCTTCTTTCACATACTTCGTTACCTGCTGGCTATAATTATTGAAATTACCGCTCGTTTGGTACCTGTTTTTCACGCCGCCATAGCCAGCGTCTTGTGGCTCTCCGGGGCTCCATACTTTGTAGGTATAACCGATATGGTAACCCGCTTTTTCCAACAATAAGGGAAACGTCGGAATAGCTTCATCCCAGATAGCCCCTTGTAAAATAGCACCCAGCCCCGTTCGGTAAAAGTATTGGCCTGAAAGGAGGGAACTCCGGCAAGGCGTACAAGAGGGGGCATTGACAAAGGCGTTGGTGAACAGGGCGCCTTCCCTCGCGATGCGATCAACATGAGGGGTTTGAAGAAGGGAATGGATGGAATTAGGGCCTTCAATGGCCGCATAGCAACTGGCGTATTTTCCCCAATCATCGGCGAAGGCGAAGAGGATATTGGGGCGCTTGGGGGCTTCTTCTTTGGTGTTTGGGGTACAAGCAGAGAGGAGGAGCCCAAAGAAGCAGAGGAACAGGGCTTGTCTTGGTGAAAATGTTTTTCTGTGGCGTGGAGGCATGATATACATCGGTTTAGTTGGTTCTTATTTGCTGTAAATCTAACAAATGTTGTACGAGAAACCATATAAGACATATAAGTAGCATATAAGATTAGGCTTTCCTTATTCTTTCTTTTGCCAGGGTATTTGTCCGGCTGCTCGAATACGTTCTTTTAGTTGCATCCGCAATTTTTGGTAAACCTCATCGGAGGAGGGGTCTAGGGCTTTGGTCTCGTACTCGTCCTTGGTAATATTAAAAAATTCAATCGGCTCATATGGCGTATTCTGTAGGATTTTGTATTCGCCATAGCGCGCCGCATAATAGGCTTGCCCTCCATATCCACCACCTTCTCGCCGCACCCAATAAACAAACCTGTCAGGGAGTGACTGCGTATGATCTAATAAAGTGGGTAACAGATTGATACCATCAATAGGGTGATACAAGTCCACTCCCGCCACGGCACAAAAGGTAGCATAGAGGTCCATGTGCATCATCAATGCAGAATTTTTTGTGCCTGGCGCTATATGATTTTTCCACTTTATAAAGGCAGGAACGCGGATGCCGCCTTCATACATATCCTGTTTTCCGCCCCTCAATTTGCCATTGCTTTGGGCATAACTCAGCGCCCCGCCATTGTCGGAAGTAAATACAATTAAGGTATTTTCGTCCAATCCGGTAGACGCCAAAGTGGCTAAGACCCTGCCGATGGAATAGTCTAAGTGCTCAATAAAAGCCACGTTTTTGGCTCTTTTCTCGTCAATTCCTTTTTCTCGTTCCAATACCCGGTCCAGCCATTCTTGTGGGGGTTGAATGGGGAAATGAGGCGCATTGTAGGCCAGGTATAAGTAATAGGGTTGGTCATCGTCCTTTCGTTCCTGCAAATAATCGATGGCCCAATCTGTAAAAAGATCGGTGGCATGGCCTTGGGGGTCAATTTCTTCCTGGTTGTGGCGCATCCAATTGATGCCACCCCGACGATGGTTCCAGTAGTCATCCATCATATCGCCTAAAAAGCCTTTGAAAAGATCAAAGCCCTTTTCCGTTGGGGTATTGGGGCTCTCCAGCCCCAGGTGCCACTTGCCAATGATGGCAGAATGGTAGCCTTTGGCTTTTAGGACTTGCGGCATCAGTATGGCATCGGGGGCCAGGTAACCCCAGTTGTTGTCTTCATTTTGCCGGATGACGCCGGGCACGCCCACCAGATCGGGATATCTGCCACTGAGCAGGGAGGCCCTACTTGGCGAACAAACCGTGCAGTTAGCATAAAAGTTTGTGCAGGTCATGCCCTCTTTGGCAAAATTGTCGATGTTGGGGGTGCGCATATCGGTGGCTCCCTGGCAGGATAAGTCGCCAAAGCCCATGTCATCTACCAAGATGCACAGTATGTTGGGCGGCTTGGACTTGGATTCAGTTTGAGCGATAGCGAAAGTGGCTAGTAGGCAGCAGAGTATGCTTAGGGTTGTTTTTTTGATATACATTGGTTAAAAATTAATGATCAATGAGTTTGGACTTTGGACGTTCGTGGTTTTGAAGTCGGAAGGCGGAAATCGGAAGTTGAGTAAAGCAAAATCCCGTACCAGCGGTCGGGATGGAAAATTGCCTAGCTGAACCTAGATTCCGACTTCCGCTTTCCACCTTCCCACTTCATATTCCCCAATGGTGCCCATTCAATCTGCCTTTTGGGTGACTTTATTCATTTCAGATTCCCAGGTGTGGAGGGCTTTGGCCAGCTCCTGCACCAATGTCGGGTGTTGCGCTGCTATGTTCTGGGATTCGGCCAGGTCCTGTTGCAAATCAAACAGCAGGGTGTCGGCGCCTTTTACCCATAATTTATATTGGTTTTGGCGAATAGCACTTTCTTTGCGGTATCGCCAATACAGGTTTCGTGGGGGCAATGCTTGTCCATGGAGTAAAAGCGGGCTGAGGTCTATACCATCCAGTGCAACATCAGTCGGTTTGGAGCTGTTACTAAGGGCCAAGAAAGTCGGCAGCCAATCAAAACTCATGATGGTTTCGTCGCTAACCCCAGCTTGGATCTTTCCCTTCCAATAAGCAATGGCTGGTACCCGATGGCCACCTTCCAGTAAATGTCCTTTGTCGCCGTTCAAGGCGCCATTGTGCCCAAACGCTTCAGCCCCATTATCAGAAATGAATAGCACCAAGGTGTTTTCTTCTAAATGCAAGTCTTTTAGGGTTTGGAGGATCACTCCTATTCCTTCGTCCATCACTTCTACCATTTCGATATAGGCCCGGTCTGTATCAGTTACGGGACCTTGATACGTAAATTCATTATCAGGAAAACGAAAACCAGGATCATTTCTACCCTGAAAAGGGACATGGGGTGATTCATGCGGGACATACACAAAAAACGGCTCATCTTGGTGCGCCTTGATAAAATCGACAGCATGCGTCGTAATCAAGTCAGTAGAGTAGCCTTCTTCCTGTATGCTATCCAGGTTGTGCCACCAATCGTAAATACCTGCATTATCATAATGAGAATGGTAATCCACATTTCCACTCAGGTAGCCATAAAATTCGTCAAAGCCATGATGCACAGGATTAAAAGCAGGAGCATACCCTAAATGCCATTTGCCAAAAATACCAGTCGCATACCCATTCGCCTTTAACAATTTGGCCATGGTTTGCTCCGAGCTATCTAAGCCAATCTGCCGGGTGGGGCCCTTGACATAAATAACGCCTTCCAGGCCTGCCCGTTGCTGGTACCTCCCAGTCAAAAGTGCAGCCCTGGTGGGCGAACAAACCGCCCCATTGGAATGAAAATCGGTGAAGCGCAAGCCCTCGGCAGCCAGCTGGTCCAAGTGGGGGGTCTGCAAGACTTGATTGCCATAACAGCCAATCCCGCCGTAACCCAGGTCATCCGCCATGATGAGGACAATATTGGGTCGTGCAGTAGCGGCCTTTTCTTTGGGTCCTGGCTGACAGCTTTGCCAACTCAGGATGGCACCCAAAGCCAAAAAACAGCTGACGACCCGCCTAAGGTTGGACAATAGCCCGAGGGGAAACCGGAAAGGGAAAATTGGAAGTCGGAAAATTTTCAGGCATTCCCCTGCGTATTGTTTCCCATTTCTGACTTCTCTTTTCCAATTTTTGTCCAGGTTTAGATTGCCTGTCAATCTCCTCTTTATCATCTTTTGTATTTTATTGAACACTCGTTTTCTTTTTGTGCTTTATCCTAAACAATGAAGGTGTCATATCAAAGCGCTTCCGGAAGCAGGTAGAAAAATACTTAGGATCCGTAAAGCCCACTTTATAAGCAATCTCCGAGATATTCCATTCGGTATGGCTAAATAACTCGGCTGCCCGACTGAGGCGTATATTCCTAATAAATTCATTGATCGATTGATCGGTAAGTGCCTTCAGCTTGCGGTATAAACTCGATTGACTCATCCTCATCGCTTGATGAAGATCGTACATATCAAAGTCTACATCATCAATATGCTCATCAATAATGCGAATAACTTCCTCCAGAAATGCTTTGTCCATAGAAGACGGGGAATATTCCTTTGGCGTCAACAGAAGGCTGGTTTGAGACGCCTTTCGCAAGTGTTTTCGCGCCTCAATTTGATTGGCGATAGTCACTTGAACCAGCTGAATATTGAATGGTTTGGGTATATACGCATCGGCTCCAGCTTCTACCCCGGTAATACGGTGTTCTACGGCACTTAATGCCGTAAGGAGAATCACAGGGATGTGACAAAAATTCCTATCGGTCTTTACCAGTCGACAATATTCAATGCCATCCATTTCTGGCATCAGGACGTCGCTCAGAATGATATCGGGCGTTTTTTCCTGGGTAATATGCCAGGCTTCTTTCCCATTGGTGGCTTCCAGTATGTCGTAGTTTTCTGCCAGGTTTTCCCGGAGATAGGCCCGAATATCGGCATCATCATCTACAATAAGCACAAGGTTCTGGCGAACAGTTCTTGGCGCAGCTTCTGGTGTACAGCTTTCATTTGCCATCATGGTATTGGCTACTGCCTCTTCTTTTCCGGAATCGGAATAAATGACTATTTCCTTTGGTAATAGGTGCTTGTTACCAAGTGGCAACACCAGTGTAAAGGTGCTACCCTTACCCACTTCTGAGCTTACGCTTATTTGTCCGTGGTGCATCTCTATTAATTCTTTGACAAAGGCGAGGCCTATTCCAAAGCCGCCGTCTTTCGATTTTGTTTCCGGACTGACCTGATAAAAGCGTTCAAAAATAAGCGGTAGCTTTTGTGGTGCAATACCGGGGCCTGAATCACTAATTTCGATCACAGCGTGCGCTTTTTCCTCGCCGTTAATAGCGAAAGTGCGGGTACTTACGGCTACGGTTACCCAACCTCCTTCAGGTGTAAACTTTATGGCATTGGAAAGGAGATTAAACAAGATTTTTTCCATTTTATCCCAATCAAACCAGGCTTCCAGGGTAGGTGGCTGACTTTTGCAGATAAGGCAGATGTTTTTTTGTGCTGCCAGTGAAATAAAAACCTGCGTAATTTCTGAAGTAAACCTGACTACATCGCCTTTTGCCGCCTTCAATTTCATCATTCCCAGCTCTACTTTTCTAAAGTCAAGCAACTGGTTAATTAATCGGAGCAACTGCCGGACATTGCGCTCCATATAACGATATTGTCTTTTGGCAAACGGGCTCCCCTCTCCACTTGCCATTAAGCTTTCCAGGGGACTTAAAATCAGGGTGAGTGGCGACCTTAATTCATGGGAGATATTGGTAAAAAAATCCATTTTCAATTGATGAACCTCTTCATTCTTTTGAAAATTTAGCCGCTCAAGGGACAATTCATTTTTCATGTTAAAACGCGCCAGTTCATATACCCGAATCAGATAGATCAACCCCAAGGCGAGGCAAGCATAGATGGTATAAGCCCACCAGGTGAGCCAAGGTTTAGGTAAAATGGTTAAGGCGATGGAGGCACCCGATTCATTCCAGACATTATCATTGTTGGATGCTTTGACGCGGAAAGTGTACTCCCCTGGTGGAAGGTTGGTATAACTGGCAAAGCGCCGGTGCCCACTCATGTTCCATT from Saprospiraceae bacterium encodes:
- a CDS encoding sulfatase-like hydrolase/transferase, which codes for MIKRRLTGNLNLDKNWKREVRNGKQYAGECLKIFRLPIFPFRFPLGLLSNLRRVVSCFLALGAILSWQSCQPGPKEKAATARPNIVLIMADDLGYGGIGCYGNQVLQTPHLDQLAAEGLRFTDFHSNGAVCSPTRAALLTGRYQQRAGLEGVIYVKGPTRQIGLDSSEQTMAKLLKANGYATGIFGKWHLGYAPAFNPVHHGFDEFYGYLSGNVDYHSHYDNAGIYDWWHNLDSIQEEGYSTDLITTHAVDFIKAHQDEPFFVYVPHESPHVPFQGRNDPGFRFPDNEFTYQGPVTDTDRAYIEMVEVMDEGIGVILQTLKDLHLEENTLVLFISDNGAEAFGHNGALNGDKGHLLEGGHRVPAIAYWKGKIQAGVSDETIMSFDWLPTFLALSNSSKPTDVALDGIDLSPLLLHGQALPPRNLYWRYRKESAIRQNQYKLWVKGADTLLFDLQQDLAESQNIAAQHPTLVQELAKALHTWESEMNKVTQKAD